From Miscanthus floridulus cultivar M001 chromosome 15, ASM1932011v1, whole genome shotgun sequence, the proteins below share one genomic window:
- the LOC136507720 gene encoding L-type lectin-domain containing receptor kinase IX.1-like, producing the protein MLDASFPAKLGDFGLARLVDHGRGSHTTVLAGTMGYMDPECMINSRANAESDVYSFGVVLLDIACGQRPLVRRHEEEDVIHIVQWVWEWHGRGAIVDAADARLKGEFDAREMETVMVVGLCCAHPDRSLRPSIRQAVSVLRSEVPLPNLPARMPVATYEPLNGFYYTSSVVTGGSSSTDSGTTQSSMTIATVLPKWPQIIRDCKDNKFTMPRDLWSPSQATRMPPVVPFAARYSKTVYNLPRNSAAMKLSTVSLLAAQFQHKSFKSQSNGSSRA; encoded by the exons ATGCTGGACGCGTCCTTCCCTGCCAAGCTCGGTGACTTCGGGCTCGCCAGGCTGGTCGACCACGGCCGGGGCTCGCACACCACCGTGCTCGCCGGAACCATGGGGTACATGGACCCGGAGTGCATGATCAACAGCAGGGCCAACGCCGAGTCGGACGTCTACAGCTTCGGCGTCGTCCTCCTGGATATCGCCTGCGGCCAGCGGCCCCTGGTGCGTcgccacgaggaagaagatgtGATCCACATCGTGCAGTGGGTGTGGGAATGGCACGGCAGAGGAGCCATCGTTGACGCCGCCGACGCACGGCTGAAGGGCGAATTCGACGCTCGTGAGATGGAGACCGTGATGGTCGTCGGACTCTGCTGCGCACACCCTGACCGGAGCCTCCGACCGTCCATCAGGCAGGCCGTCAGCGTGCTGCGGTCTGAGGTGCCACTGCCCAATCTGCCGGCGAGGATGCCGGTGGCAACCTATGAGCCACTTAATGGTTTCTACTATACATCTTCCGTTGTGACGGGAGGTAGCAGCAGCACAGACTCCGGCACCACTCAGTCCAGCATGACAATCGCAACTGTCCTGCCCAAATGGCCTCAGATCATACGCGACTGCAAAGACAACAAATTCACAATGCCTAGAGATCTTTG GTCACCGTCCCAAGCCACCAGGATGCCTCCCGTTGTGCCATTTGCAGCCAGGTATTCAAAAACCGTGTACAACCTACCCAGGAACTCCGCTGCCATGAAGCTGTCCACTGTCTCTCTTCTTGCAGCACAGTTCCAGCACAAAAGCTTCAAGTCCCAGAGCAACGGAAGCAGCAGGGCGTAA